The Cynocephalus volans isolate mCynVol1 chromosome 5, mCynVol1.pri, whole genome shotgun sequence genomic sequence AGCTGGTCAGGAGTTCAGTCCTGTGCCAGGACAGGTCTGAGGTGTCTATCAGTGATGCCAGCTCGGCAGATAGAAACACAAGTTGGGAGctcaggggagagggaagggcaaGAGATTTAAACTAAGTTGTCATCTAGAGAAGTCTATGAACTTAAAAGATTGAATTCCCTGTAATGTCCACATCAGAATCAGATAATAATGTTGATGAGTTACGTTTCTATATACACCTTTACATTCCCAGCTCCttttttttatgtaagaaatCCTGCCTTGATTAAAGGTCTATAGTTAATGAAAGAACGTGACTTCCATTTCAGAAGTTTTCTCTTCTAAAGCAAGCAACTAATATTTTATCGGATAACTGTTCTGATCGAGACAGAAGAAtaatcaaaaatgttttaaagagacAAGTGTATATTAAAGCATGCTTAACCCATCTATCCTTTTGCGAGCTGCATTATGCTGGAGGTCAGAGTTGGGGGCAGGCTGATCCCTCCATATGTAATCGGTCAGCCTCAGCAAAGGTGTGTCTGCATGGCCAGCCATAGCAAGGAGCAAAATAAGCCAGGATGCTGAAGGGATCTAGAGGGGTTTCTTCTGATACAGCAATGCTATTACTATTAGCATCTGCAATTCAACTCTACTTCATCCAGTATTTATACATAGAACTGTTTATATATTTCCATGAAATAAGAAAGTCTGTAGGTCAAAATTAAAACACTATGGCTAAAAAGCAAATCTACAGATATTAGATTTctaacttacaaaaaaaaatctagaaaaatccAGATCATAAAATCTAATCATAAAATTATcttctttctgtaaaatggatatgaATTTATAGCTTGCAGAATTAAAATTAccaagtgaaaaaaatgaaaacccaaaagGATGGCAGTGAAATATACCTGCCCCCTTACTCACGGTCTGGAACCTCAATATCTGACCACGGTTTTACCTGATAGGTCTCATTACATCATTTTGGAGGACTTTCTTCACAACATgttcttaagtctttaatttataTAGGTGTACTCCAAAAATCTTTGTTAGTAGAAGGAATAACAAGAAAATTCAGGGTATTGCAAAAAAAATACTTGCAGGTTTACTGATAAGATTCTAGTCAAAAGTTGTGGCcggcctttctttttttcttttactaaaaacatatatttaaaaaattttttcttctgaatgGTTATTTTGAAAGTTAACAAATTTGTGAATCTTGGTTTCAGGCAGTCAACAAGCATCAGAATAAAAAGACGGTCTCAACTATCATTTGCAAAGCACAACctagttaaaaatatttcataccaTACTTTTCTATTTAACTGAGGACctaaaataataaactatatcTTCCAACATAgataagaactgaaaaataaattataattatgtgACTAAACATaacattaagagaaaagaaagccttTTTGTGAGCACCCAGATAATTCCTCCTCTGTACTCAGTGACACAAAGGCATTTTTAGCTTTCAGGTTTCGACAAATCCTGCTGTAACAACCCCCTCCCTTCCCCGCCTCTCCTTCCTTAATTCTCCCACAGCTCAAAAAATGAGATGGAGAACCTGGTATTTATCTGCTTGCATCGTCAGCACTTTTCACCTCTCAGACTTCTATGCTGCTCTTTATTTGCTATTTTCGAGTGAACTTGTTGAAGctttatgaaaaatattcagaatctCTGAAATGAGCCTCCTGTGTGAGGTCTCTCCTCATCATACCTAACAGGTTAATCTGAGGACGACTGACGGAAGGGACTTAAGACAGTGAAGGCTACGGACAAAAGGTATGGAAAACGAGAAGCTTCTCGAATGCTTACAGACTTAAGGACAGAGCTTCAAGGgttatttcatttgaattttaagttgtaaatctgctttaaaatattatttctagtaTAAATAAATCTTGTCTAGAAAACTGACTTTACATTTTAATGAAAGCTACTCTAGACCTTCAGTTCATAAACTGAACCTTCTTAGGTTCTGTTCTATGTGTGATGTGTTTTGGAGCCGTGAGAGAGTTCTCTACATAAAACTAAGTTTTTCCACGCAACCCCACTGCTTTTGCTTACTTTCCCAATATTTCTCTCACTACCACTGCTGCCACTACCAGAACCACCAGACAAAGTATGCCTTTATTCCCTACGAGATAGAAATTTGAGAGAAAAGGCCACAAACTATATTATGTTTGTGGCTGGAGAGGGGGAAAAATACCTCATAGCAGCAATGTAGCTAAAATTCCAGTATATTCGTATAAAAGGAACGGAACAGTGGCCTTCATTTTGAAGAACAAATGCTTTCTACATAAGTTCTCTACGCAGAAGGAAGCATTTGAAGTCCAATATTCAACAGCAAGTAAGTGCTATGCTAACTAAATGCAATGTCTTATTGTTTATGCTGATCTGGGCTGTCTGTAATTTATCACTGCCAGTACTGTTAATTATGATGAACAAGCTGTCTGCAGGTTTGAATTACACTAAAGTTTATAAAATGTATTGGCTAATGGGAAGAAAAGGGCTATAATAGGTAAGCTGAGCATAAACTGATCAACAAATAAAGATTAATCAACCAACCAaactagaaagaaagagagaaaaagagagagagagaaggcaaaagcaGATACTCTTAGTGAATGCTAACACCAACCCCACTCTTGAAGAACTCTAAGATGAAAAGCGCTCAGGGAGGCAGTAATTTAGCAAGCTGGCTGGAGCTCAAATCTACATCCAAACTtgaaaacagctattataaaacTGTAAACATGTGCTTAATCTTTTTTCTAGAAACAaacttttgttctattttgtcctcagatataaaaaaaaatttggaaaacagaaaagaaatgatgtaTGATCTAGCAGGCACATCCTTACGCACACTGATGTTTACAGATAAGTCTGACTCTTAAGTCCTAGGGAAATCTTCTAAAACTGTAGGATTTACATTTTAAGACTATGAACAAAAATAGAACAACGCAATCCAGACAGTCCAGGACCTAACATCTTAGGGAATCAGCATTTATAACTAATGGAAAGTTTGTACTTTTAACATAAGCGTGGATTAGCATGACTTCAGATATTTAACAAAAGCTAGACATCACCTTTCTAGGTGAGCCACCTAAAACTAAACCATCTGCCCAAAGAACACCCTATGTATTAGTCCTTTTGCTTCCTGGGGAAAGGTACTGGGTGAAGCAGATAGTTAACGGTGCTTTTTGCCTGCAGATGAGCATTTCCCCCACTTCCCATGAGAAACACACAGGGAGTAGGATTTCAGCAGGCAGTGCTGTGGTAAAGCGGGGAGAAGATGCAGGATAAAATGAGGTAGGAGGAGATGAGAGAGGTCTGGATACTGTAGATCAGCTGCTGCAGACTGTGTGGCACACGGTGATTTCCTGTCTGAATATCctaatctgaaaaaataatgatGCTCGAGATTATACCTGAAATTTCTTTTAGCTACAAGatctatgaaaataaattatatcagcctaaggaaggaagaaaaacagaaaaaagaaaaagatccaaATATCTTTAAACATCAGTTGTTACATGATAAGAATACTAAGTCAATTAATTACAAGATATCGAGTACTTCTGTGGGTTAGATATCACTCTACGCATTTAAAATGTATGAACTTCTGTAACCCCATGGTATAGGTACTACAGGCCTCCGCATTTTCTAGAAGAGGAGACTAGGCACAGATAGGTTACATAAAGCTAAGAACTCACCCATGTGTTTTGGATGCAAGAGCCCACACtgcattttgtaaaatatgtatgAATCATGACAGAGCTTCTCTAGCATATCATCCaaaattaattcagaaatataaaaaagccAGTACTGCAGTATTTCAGCaatcattatatttttctcaaagaAGGCAGTAAGTGGTGACAGATGAAGCAGATGATGAAATAGGAATAGGAAGATGGAATAGGAAGTCTTATTGTTTCTTAAAACACAGCTAAGCCACAAAAAGACAGGTGCTatcttttctctcttaaaaataaagaatatccgGCTTTGAAGTAGACTGCTTCGTTTGGGTCAGGGAATGATTCTGGTCCCACCTAGAAAGGGTCTCTCATATTCTCATAAGCAAAAGACAGTGGCTTAGTTGATGTAGTCTTGAGTACCAGGTACCTTAAGTAAAACAAGAACTAACATAGGTAAGGATTTTGCGAATGGCTATTAACTAGACATTAGGGCTAATCAGGCCAGGGACTTCAACTTCTTCTCACCACTTTCCTTCCTCCTTAAATAACGCACCCAGGTCACATGCCTGACACATGATGGGTGCTTAATAAAGACTTGTTTATTAAAACTGTTTCTTGAATATTGAaacttttctaatatatattataaatcatTTTTCAGAGGTAGGTTTAAgctattttttccttattacCTATGGAGTAGTTTCATTAAAAACAAGATCATTTTAAAAAGCCTACAACGCTATTAAAATTCCTTATCAGATCCTACAGCTAGAATTTGAAGAGTCTCCATCTCCTAACAAGGTAGGTAACCACTTTACAGACAGCTTCAGCATATTTTGAGTTTTAGAAAGATGAAGTGGGCAGCTCCTTTCTTTATGCCATGTACCAAGCACTACTCACCCCCTAGCAGCAGGGGCATGTCCGTCTCCGAGGCCTGGTGCCACCTACTGCCTGGGCTGCAGCGTCCCCCTCTACTGGGGGGCAGGGGAAGTGTTCATGTGTGGCCTCGGCTCCTATGCTAAAGGGAAGCCTTTTTGTGtactcattttctctttccttcaatcctggttttgtcttctttctctagcCTTCGTCATTTGGTATTCCACTGCATAGAAACAGCTACGATTCTGACTGAGAGCCATCATAATTAGGCATCAGGATTTTCTTGGGGCACAGAGGTAACAGTGACATCATGGCCTCAGCAGGTCTCCAGTTCCTTGCTTTCATCCTGGCCTTGTCTGGGGTTTCTGGAGTGCTCACAGCCACGCTGCTACCCAATTGGAAAGTGAATGTGCAGGCGGGCTCCAACATCATCACAGCCATCGTGCAGCTGCACGGGCTATGGATGGACTGCACGTGGTACAGCACTGGGCTGTTCAGCTGCTCCCCGAAATCCTCCATTCTGTCCCTCCCCATCCATGTGCAGGCTGCGAGGGCCACCATGGTCTTGTCATGTGTTCTGTCTGCTCTGGGGATCTGCACTTCCACAGTAGGAATGAAATGCACTCGCTTAGGAGGGGACAGAGAAACCAAGACTCATGCTTCCTTTGCTGGAGGAGTCTGTTTCATGTCTGCAGGGGTCTCTGGTTTAATACCAACAGCGTGGTACACAAAGGAGATCATAGCAAACTTCCTGGATCTGACTGTTCCAGAAAGCAACAAACACGAACCTGGAGGAGCTATCTATATTGGATTCATTTCAGCAATGCTGCTGTTTATCTCTGGTATGATTTTCTGTGCTTCCTGTATAAAAAAGAGTCCAGAAGCTTGGCTTTACCCACCAAAGCAGCGGCATGTCTCCACCACACAGCTGGAGAACAATTTAGCATACCACCTGAAGGATTATGTGTAAAAAACTGCGTAATGCTTGTGGAATAAAGCTTTGGGGTGCCTGCTGGGTctttattttagatttaaaatatcagaattatgggccgagcccgtggcgcacttggtagagtgctgcgctggcagcgcggtgacactcccaccgcaggttcggatcctatataggactgaccagtgcactcactggctgagtgccggtcacgaaaaaacaactaaaaaaaaaaaaaaaaaaaaaaaaaaaaaaaaaaatatcagaattaTGTTTAACTTTCTCTACAAAGAGTGTAAAATACTTTCAAAACTAAAAGGCAGTTTAAAATGACAACGAGATACTATTATATCTTATGtcttaagatttatttttccattattgttttcatgtttatttgaaGGTTTATAATTGAGGCTCCGATTACATTAAGGCAATTCATtgacagctttcttttttttcctttttaagataaCTTGTTGATACATCTCCTGAATTGGATTTTATAAAAGAACTAAActgccaagttaaaaaaaaaaccttgcccTGGTGTTAACCAAGAATTTCACCTACTTTTGCTGTCTGGTCGGCAACACCAGAGTAACCTACTTCTGTTTTAAAGCCACTTGGTGTGAAAGCTCCATTTAGCTGTTGCCAAAACCAACCATCCTAAGTCCCCACCTATTGTGACCTGCtggttcttttttcattttagcaaaCTATCTACATACATTTGTAAGGGCTGACAATCTTACATGCAAACTAAGATTAGGCaagactaaaaaaaagaaattggtaaatgttACCAGACCGaaggaaaaccaaaccaaacaaactaAAACCTCTAggacttttaaattattaaatacaagCTAAGTGATAAGAATAAAATGCCCAAGAACACCCCTCTTCTGTTTATAGCAAGAAGATTCTCCAGATTAAGTTCATTTATACCACCAACAATTTAGATTTACCCCATCCCACTTAATCTCTCATTT encodes the following:
- the CLDN20 gene encoding claudin-20, with protein sequence MASAGLQFLAFILALSGVSGVLTATLLPNWKVNVQAGSNIITAIVQLHGLWMDCTWYSTGLFSCSPKSSILSLPIHVQAARATMVLSCVLSALGICTSTVGMKCTRLGGDRETKTHASFAGGVCFMSAGVSGLIPTAWYTKEIIANFLDLTVPESNKHEPGGAIYIGFISAMLLFISGMIFCASCIKKSPEAWLYPPKQRHVSTTQLENNLAYHLKDYV